The following are encoded in a window of Perca fluviatilis chromosome 21, GENO_Pfluv_1.0, whole genome shotgun sequence genomic DNA:
- the znf281b gene encoding zinc finger protein 281b isoform X1, with the protein MSIIQDKLGNEFLRNGGMDPNFAPGMLMFSHLPPVTSFTRLASQSVMGELPHEMILKKERDSPPEHQGATAVNTGGFLQSMGIKQERLSELDYRMPLYGGGGGVGVNCAEGGAGKSGNDMPDMSFGNHHHQNHQNMLLHDLSLSNVRSLGEPMHGRPGKEPKESSGRRGRRSNGDGQGGKARRKRNDAAKAMMLDADGAYLSPNSKPHICEHCNAAFRSSYHLRRHVLIHTDRTGERPFRCSQCNMSFIQKYLLQRHEKIHSGEKPFSCDQCNMRFIQKYHMERHKRTHSGEKPYRCDTCQQFFSRTDRLLKHKRTCGEAIKKGLDPSMLELSEAELGQGSYSLTQGNSTTSGRKRAKSKNGEGGERKRKKNAAASAASSSGGMARELGLQDFSMEHPSGSGPAMQGRTPKLVFKKAGRKGLDKGLLSLEDSADGQKRLGHKPGSMDHVEVSDLDNMGLLQGAGANKQGPATSSNYDDAMQFVKKRRYLHAVNNDYGAGSLHMASQGNSVIQGSLGPEPTLAMLDSSPLELKHDKSGIPDEVLQSLLDHYSHKPEGTHHHDVTFDLSDHPHHVDLQPAAPVTPELEDDSPNGGDKTAVMSEYSKFLLQALERTSHSGPFPSLGPTGPFPLLSSSSSPTGPLFSDKHVYATSPMDCGYPPAVSSPLPIVAPLSNSSSSSSKSHYGMLVCSPSQAGYHISLEPTSHQQLTPSQELTEQLEKQHSPGTFNLPPQDLTLSAEGSKGQQPKAGGSAAPTNGSSYPDLSPLNPPKETTYQIENFAQAFGSQFKSGRGTPLSYGSDPGTEVDHRIRTPVSEFSGYTSLLADVSEPVSTGSKTQTSQSFR; encoded by the exons ATGAGTATTATCCAAGACAAATTAGGCAATGAGTTTTTGCGCAACGGTGGCATGGATCCCAATTTTGCACCAGGTATGCTTATGTTCAGCCACCTGCCGCCTGTCACCAGCTTTACACGGCTGGCCTCCCAGTCCGTTATGGGCGAGCTTCCTCACGAGATGATCCTGAAGAAAGAACGTGACTCGCCCCCGGAACACCAGGGAGCCACTGCTGTGAACACCGGGGGCTTCCTCCAAAGTATGGGCATTAAGCAGGAGCGACTAAGTGAGCTGGATTACCGAATGCCCCTCTATGGTGGGGGTGGAGGAGTAGGGGTGAACTGTGCTGAAGGGGGCGCAGGGAAGAGTGGTAACGACATGCCGGACATGTCTTTCggcaaccaccaccaccaaaatCACCAGAACATGCTCCTACATGACCTCAGCCTCAGCAACGTTCGTTCCCTTGGAGAACCG ATGCATGGAAGACCGGGTAAAGAGCCAAAAGAGTCCTCTGGTAGAAGAGGGCGGAGGAGCAATGGGGATGGGCAGGGAGGCAAAGCACGAAGAAAACGCAACGATGCTGCAAAG GCCATGATGTTGGATGCAGATGGAGCCTACTTGTCCCCCAACTCAAAACCACATATCTGTGAGCACTGTAATGCTGCCTTCCGCAGCTCTTACCACTTGCGCAGACATGTGCTCATACACACAG ATCGCACAGGTGAGAGGCCTTTCCGGTGCAGTCAGTGTAACATGAGTTTCATCCAGAAGTATCTCCTCCAGCGGCACGAGAAGATCCACAGTG GAGAGAAGCCTTTTAGCTGTGACCAGTGTAACATGCGCTTTATCCAGAAGTACCATATGGAGCGACACAAAAGGACACACAGTGGCGAGAAGCCATATCGCTGCGATACCTGCCAGCAG tttttctcaaGAACAGACCGGTTACTGAAGCACAAACGAACTTGTGGAGAAGCCATAAAGAAGGGCCTGGACCCAAGCATGCTGGAGCTCAGCGAAGCGGAGCTAGGCCAGGGCAGCTATTCACTCACTCAGGGAAACTCTACCACCTCCGGGCGCAAGAGGGCCAAGTCCAAAAACGGTGAGGGCGGTGAGCgcaagaggaagaagaatgCCGCTGCATCAGCAGCCTCGTCCTCTGGGGGGATGGCCCGTGAACTGGGCCTGCAGGACTTCAGCATGGAGCACCCCTCGGGCTCTGGCCCCGCCATGCAGGGACGTACTCCCAAATTGGTCTTTAAAAAAGCTGGCCGCAAGGGCCTGGACAAGGGCCTCCTCTCTCTGGAAGACAGTGCTGACGGACAAAAACGGTTGGGCCACAAGCCTGGCTCCATGGATCATGTGGAGGTTTCCGACCTTGATAACATGGGTCTACTCCAGGGAGCCGGGGCCAACAAGCAGGGGCCCGCCACCAGCAGCAACTACGATGATGCAATGCAGTTTGTGAAAAAGCGGCGCTACCTCCATGCAGTTAACAATGACTATGGAGCCGGCTCATTGCACATGGCATCCCAGGGCAATAGTGTCATCCAGGGCTCCCTGGGGCCCGAACCCACGCTGGCCATGCTGGACTCCTCTCCTTTGGAACTAAAGCACGACAAGTCGGGCATTCCAGATGAGGTACTGCAAAGCCTGTTAGACCATTATAGCCATAAGCCAGAGGGGACGCACCACCATGACGTGACTTTCGACCTGTCGGACCACCCACACCACGTAGACCTCCAGCCAGCAGCCCCCGTTACCCCTGAGCTGGAGGATGACTCCCCCAACGGTGGTGACAAGACAGCAGTGATGAGCGAGTACTCGAAGTTCCTCCTGCAGGCCCTTGAGCGCACCAGCCATAGTGGACCCTTCCCCAGCCTTGGCCCAACGGGGCCTTTCCCACTCCTGTCCAGCAGCTCCAGTCCCACGGGGCCCTTGTTCTCAGACAAACACGTGTACGCCACATCCCCAATGGATTGTGGCTACCCGCCTGCTGTCTCCTCCCCACTGCCCATCGTCGCCCCTTTATCAaactcctcctcatcttcctccaaGTCCCACTATGGCATGCTCGTCTGCTCCCCCTCCCAGGCAGGCTACCACATCAGTTTGGAACCTACTAGCCACCAGCAGCTGACTCCATCTCAGGAGCTAACGGAGCAGTTGGAGAAGCAGCACTCCCCTGGCACCTTCAACCTACCTCCCCAGGACCTGACTCTTTCAGCAGAGGGCTCCAAGGGGCAGCAGCCCAAGGCCGGAGGGAGCGCTGCACCCACCAACGGCTCCAGCTACCCAGACCTGTCCCCACTGAACCCCCCTAAAGAAACCACGTACCAGATCGAGAACTTCGCCCAGGCCTTTGGTTCCCAGTTCAAGTCAGGGCGGGGGACCCCTCTGAGCTATGGCAGTGATCCTGGGACAGAGGTCGACCACCGAATACGGACTCCAGTGTCAGAATTCTCAGGGTATACCAGTTTGTTAGCTGACGTCAGTGAGCCAGTGAGTACAGGATCAAAAACCCAGACAAGCCAAAGTTTCAGATAA
- the znf281b gene encoding zinc finger protein 281b isoform X2 encodes MSIIQDKLGNEFLRNGGMDPNFAPGMLMFSHLPPVTSFTRLASQSVMGELPHEMILKKERDSPPEHQGATAVNTGGFLQSMGIKQERLSELDYRMPLYGGGGGVGVNCAEGGAGKSGNDMPDMSFGNHHHQNHQNMLLHDLSLSNVRSLGEPMHGRPGKEPKESSGRRGRRSNGDGQGGKARRKRNDAAKAMMLDADGAYLSPNSKPHICEHCNAAFRSSYHLRRHVLIHTGERPFRCSQCNMSFIQKYLLQRHEKIHSGEKPFSCDQCNMRFIQKYHMERHKRTHSGEKPYRCDTCQQFFSRTDRLLKHKRTCGEAIKKGLDPSMLELSEAELGQGSYSLTQGNSTTSGRKRAKSKNGEGGERKRKKNAAASAASSSGGMARELGLQDFSMEHPSGSGPAMQGRTPKLVFKKAGRKGLDKGLLSLEDSADGQKRLGHKPGSMDHVEVSDLDNMGLLQGAGANKQGPATSSNYDDAMQFVKKRRYLHAVNNDYGAGSLHMASQGNSVIQGSLGPEPTLAMLDSSPLELKHDKSGIPDEVLQSLLDHYSHKPEGTHHHDVTFDLSDHPHHVDLQPAAPVTPELEDDSPNGGDKTAVMSEYSKFLLQALERTSHSGPFPSLGPTGPFPLLSSSSSPTGPLFSDKHVYATSPMDCGYPPAVSSPLPIVAPLSNSSSSSSKSHYGMLVCSPSQAGYHISLEPTSHQQLTPSQELTEQLEKQHSPGTFNLPPQDLTLSAEGSKGQQPKAGGSAAPTNGSSYPDLSPLNPPKETTYQIENFAQAFGSQFKSGRGTPLSYGSDPGTEVDHRIRTPVSEFSGYTSLLADVSEPVSTGSKTQTSQSFR; translated from the exons ATGAGTATTATCCAAGACAAATTAGGCAATGAGTTTTTGCGCAACGGTGGCATGGATCCCAATTTTGCACCAGGTATGCTTATGTTCAGCCACCTGCCGCCTGTCACCAGCTTTACACGGCTGGCCTCCCAGTCCGTTATGGGCGAGCTTCCTCACGAGATGATCCTGAAGAAAGAACGTGACTCGCCCCCGGAACACCAGGGAGCCACTGCTGTGAACACCGGGGGCTTCCTCCAAAGTATGGGCATTAAGCAGGAGCGACTAAGTGAGCTGGATTACCGAATGCCCCTCTATGGTGGGGGTGGAGGAGTAGGGGTGAACTGTGCTGAAGGGGGCGCAGGGAAGAGTGGTAACGACATGCCGGACATGTCTTTCggcaaccaccaccaccaaaatCACCAGAACATGCTCCTACATGACCTCAGCCTCAGCAACGTTCGTTCCCTTGGAGAACCG ATGCATGGAAGACCGGGTAAAGAGCCAAAAGAGTCCTCTGGTAGAAGAGGGCGGAGGAGCAATGGGGATGGGCAGGGAGGCAAAGCACGAAGAAAACGCAACGATGCTGCAAAG GCCATGATGTTGGATGCAGATGGAGCCTACTTGTCCCCCAACTCAAAACCACATATCTGTGAGCACTGTAATGCTGCCTTCCGCAGCTCTTACCACTTGCGCAGACATGTGCTCATACACACAG GTGAGAGGCCTTTCCGGTGCAGTCAGTGTAACATGAGTTTCATCCAGAAGTATCTCCTCCAGCGGCACGAGAAGATCCACAGTG GAGAGAAGCCTTTTAGCTGTGACCAGTGTAACATGCGCTTTATCCAGAAGTACCATATGGAGCGACACAAAAGGACACACAGTGGCGAGAAGCCATATCGCTGCGATACCTGCCAGCAG tttttctcaaGAACAGACCGGTTACTGAAGCACAAACGAACTTGTGGAGAAGCCATAAAGAAGGGCCTGGACCCAAGCATGCTGGAGCTCAGCGAAGCGGAGCTAGGCCAGGGCAGCTATTCACTCACTCAGGGAAACTCTACCACCTCCGGGCGCAAGAGGGCCAAGTCCAAAAACGGTGAGGGCGGTGAGCgcaagaggaagaagaatgCCGCTGCATCAGCAGCCTCGTCCTCTGGGGGGATGGCCCGTGAACTGGGCCTGCAGGACTTCAGCATGGAGCACCCCTCGGGCTCTGGCCCCGCCATGCAGGGACGTACTCCCAAATTGGTCTTTAAAAAAGCTGGCCGCAAGGGCCTGGACAAGGGCCTCCTCTCTCTGGAAGACAGTGCTGACGGACAAAAACGGTTGGGCCACAAGCCTGGCTCCATGGATCATGTGGAGGTTTCCGACCTTGATAACATGGGTCTACTCCAGGGAGCCGGGGCCAACAAGCAGGGGCCCGCCACCAGCAGCAACTACGATGATGCAATGCAGTTTGTGAAAAAGCGGCGCTACCTCCATGCAGTTAACAATGACTATGGAGCCGGCTCATTGCACATGGCATCCCAGGGCAATAGTGTCATCCAGGGCTCCCTGGGGCCCGAACCCACGCTGGCCATGCTGGACTCCTCTCCTTTGGAACTAAAGCACGACAAGTCGGGCATTCCAGATGAGGTACTGCAAAGCCTGTTAGACCATTATAGCCATAAGCCAGAGGGGACGCACCACCATGACGTGACTTTCGACCTGTCGGACCACCCACACCACGTAGACCTCCAGCCAGCAGCCCCCGTTACCCCTGAGCTGGAGGATGACTCCCCCAACGGTGGTGACAAGACAGCAGTGATGAGCGAGTACTCGAAGTTCCTCCTGCAGGCCCTTGAGCGCACCAGCCATAGTGGACCCTTCCCCAGCCTTGGCCCAACGGGGCCTTTCCCACTCCTGTCCAGCAGCTCCAGTCCCACGGGGCCCTTGTTCTCAGACAAACACGTGTACGCCACATCCCCAATGGATTGTGGCTACCCGCCTGCTGTCTCCTCCCCACTGCCCATCGTCGCCCCTTTATCAaactcctcctcatcttcctccaaGTCCCACTATGGCATGCTCGTCTGCTCCCCCTCCCAGGCAGGCTACCACATCAGTTTGGAACCTACTAGCCACCAGCAGCTGACTCCATCTCAGGAGCTAACGGAGCAGTTGGAGAAGCAGCACTCCCCTGGCACCTTCAACCTACCTCCCCAGGACCTGACTCTTTCAGCAGAGGGCTCCAAGGGGCAGCAGCCCAAGGCCGGAGGGAGCGCTGCACCCACCAACGGCTCCAGCTACCCAGACCTGTCCCCACTGAACCCCCCTAAAGAAACCACGTACCAGATCGAGAACTTCGCCCAGGCCTTTGGTTCCCAGTTCAAGTCAGGGCGGGGGACCCCTCTGAGCTATGGCAGTGATCCTGGGACAGAGGTCGACCACCGAATACGGACTCCAGTGTCAGAATTCTCAGGGTATACCAGTTTGTTAGCTGACGTCAGTGAGCCAGTGAGTACAGGATCAAAAACCCAGACAAGCCAAAGTTTCAGATAA